A single window of Arcobacter venerupis DNA harbors:
- a CDS encoding glutamate synthase subunit beta → MLNFTKFERINPEKRDVLQRLKDFKEVYQVFGKQRATEQADRCMQCGDPYCHTGCPLGNYIPAWLKQTATKNPDMAFALSNETSPFPEILGRICPQDVLCEGACSLNTGHGAISIGAIETFISEDAFEKGMKPKFTEHKNDKKVAVIGSGPAGISAATFLLRKGFNVEMFERADRAGGLLMYGIPGFKLDKTTVDRRINWLLEAGMKLHTNCEIGKDKSISELESDFDAIFLGIGSTASNEVKIEGEKSSNVHFAIDFLTGLQKRNLGNKKIDFIDVKDKKVVVIGGGDTAMDCVRTSVREGAESVKCLYRRDEANMPGSKKEVVNAKEEGVEFVFNVAPKSIKVQNDLATAVELYETSMSEADASGRQKVTIIEGSEYLEEADIIILALGFSPEVPSFLKELNVETNSWGGIVIDSKFKTSNKKVYAGGDCRRGAHLAVTAALDGREAAKAIIKEI, encoded by the coding sequence ATGTTAAACTTTACAAAATTTGAAAGAATTAATCCTGAAAAAAGGGATGTACTTCAAAGATTAAAAGATTTCAAAGAGGTATATCAAGTATTTGGAAAACAAAGAGCAACTGAACAAGCTGATAGATGTATGCAATGTGGAGATCCATATTGTCATACAGGTTGTCCATTAGGAAACTATATTCCAGCTTGGTTAAAACAAACTGCAACTAAAAATCCAGATATGGCATTTGCTTTATCAAATGAAACATCTCCTTTCCCTGAAATTTTAGGAAGAATTTGTCCACAAGATGTATTATGTGAGGGTGCATGTTCTTTAAATACAGGTCATGGTGCAATTTCAATTGGAGCAATTGAAACATTTATTTCAGAAGATGCATTTGAAAAAGGAATGAAACCTAAATTTACTGAACACAAAAATGATAAAAAAGTTGCCGTAATTGGTTCAGGACCAGCTGGTATTTCAGCTGCAACATTCCTTTTACGAAAAGGGTTTAATGTTGAAATGTTTGAAAGAGCTGATCGTGCTGGTGGGCTTTTAATGTATGGAATTCCAGGATTTAAACTTGATAAAACAACAGTTGATAGAAGAATTAACTGGTTATTAGAAGCTGGAATGAAATTACATACAAATTGTGAAATTGGAAAAGATAAATCAATTTCAGAACTTGAAAGCGATTTTGATGCAATATTTTTAGGTATTGGTTCAACTGCAAGTAATGAAGTAAAAATTGAAGGTGAAAAATCTTCAAATGTTCATTTTGCGATTGATTTTTTAACAGGACTTCAAAAAAGAAATCTTGGAAATAAAAAAATTGATTTTATTGATGTTAAAGATAAAAAAGTAGTTGTAATTGGTGGTGGAGATACTGCAATGGATTGTGTTAGAACATCTGTTAGAGAAGGTGCTGAAAGTGTTAAATGTCTTTATAGAAGAGATGAAGCAAATATGCCAGGATCTAAAAAAGAAGTTGTTAATGCAAAAGAAGAGGGAGTTGAATTTGTATTTAATGTTGCTCCTAAATCAATTAAAGTTCAAAATGATTTAGCAACTGCGGTAGAATTATATGAAACTTCAATGAGTGAAGCTGATGCTAGTGGAAGACAAAAAGTTACAATAATTGAAGGAAGTGAATATTTAGAAGAAGCTGATATTATAATTTTAGCATTAGGATTCTCTCCTGAAGTTCCATCATTTTTAAAAGAATTAAATGTTGAAACAAATTCATGGGGTGGAATTGTAATTGATTCTAAATTTAAAACTTCAAACAAAAAAGTATATGCAGGTGGAGATTGCCGAAGAGGTGCTCACTTAGCAGTTACTGCTGCACTTGATGGACGAGAAGCTGCTAAAGCTATTATAAAAGAAATATAA
- the gltB gene encoding glutamate synthase large subunit, whose product MGCNLDLLTSFKDNCGFGLVADMKNRPSHKNLEDAITSLERMMHRGAVAADGKTGDGSGLLLSMPDSFMRKIVLEKGIDLPEIYAVAMIFTRDLTDIDTFIEFCGINDLKVVLTRTVPVDTDALGEQALESLPQIIQVFVVPNTLMSSKRFDAMLYLTRKECEHKLIDNKDFYIPSFSSKVIAYKGLIMPTHIKHFYIDLRDEDFKISFSLFHQRFSTNTLPLWRLAQPFRAIAHNGEINSVEANRFNVEVKSEQLKSEIFSEDEMKRLLPILQNVGSDSTSLDNMFEFLLANGVDFFKAARALIPAPWQNAPHMDSNLRAFYEYTATAMEAWDGPAAVSLTDGRHIGCLIDRNGLRPSKYVITKDDKLYITSEYGTLKIEDDNILERGRLQSGQMIALDLKHGKILKEDDINDYLKSSQHYSKWLNDDMDYIQEYIEDTFLNVKDYKLENLEKKQKFFNVTYEVLDQVIEPMAKDGKEPVGSMGDDTPLACFSTVNRNFTDYFRQKFAQVTNPPIDPYREKVVMSLETGFGKVHNILDEKPEYARRLKVTSPILMKEKYDVLFSFGDEKSPRYDKYYKNRIFTTTFKKDLKAALERLSSYVIKAVKNDGVSVVILDDRAVNENEKVIPAAMAVGYVNQQLLKNGIRHNVSIVSITGEVYDPHMAAVLIAFGVTAIYPYMMYASTIALFQREKPSKYEMQKYLKNTQKSVNAGLLKIMSKMGICTIASYRNSGLFDIIGLSDEINNDCFTGAHSDLCGLTYSDIEEKINKSHINAFVEENTVFPLDLGGFYKYSNGGEYHDYGPATTKAMHNKSASKKEELTDFDGLRDLVNNRDKKFIRDFFEFNSDKTAIDLSEVESKEDIFKRFASAAMSLGSISPEAHEAMATAMNTIGGMSNSGEGGEDSKRFGTIRNSKIKQVASGRFGVTPAYLRSAEELQIKVAQGAKPGEGGQLPGHKVTPLIATLRHTVPGVTLISPPPHHDIYSIEDLAQLIFDLKQINPLAKITVKLVSSIGVGTIAAGVAKAYADKIVISGGDGGTGAAPLTSIKHAGNPWEMGLSEAHNALKANKLREFVHVQTDGGLKTGLDVVKAAMLGAESYAFGTASLTLLGCKILRICHTNKCSVGVATQDETLRDHFTGTVERLISYFTFIAEDVRAILASLGYKTIEEIVGRSDLLKVIDDKFAQKFDFQNILRKIDGIDTCQKDTNPPFDDNKFEKELLKKVHRTIENPNSPIKVSSDISNLNRSFGALISGEIARFYGDKGLPENSISINLKGIAGQSFGAFLSKGMNLYLDGAANDYVGKGMNGGKIIINPIHQGSQFAGAGNTCLYGATGGKLYIRAAVGERFAVRNSGTISVVEGTGDNPCEYMTGGIVVILGNTGINFGAGMTGGLAFVYDPEKTFVDKMNQELIEPVRVDTDDTERERLYLKRLLLDYLHETQSEIAEDILQNFRAEIRNFWMIKPKNMTVLPLDPDKGD is encoded by the coding sequence TTATGAGAAAAATAGTTTTAGAAAAAGGTATTGATTTACCTGAAATCTATGCTGTTGCGATGATTTTTACAAGAGATTTAACTGATATAGATACATTTATAGAATTTTGTGGAATAAATGATTTAAAAGTTGTACTAACAAGAACGGTTCCTGTAGATACCGATGCTCTTGGAGAACAGGCATTAGAAAGTTTACCTCAAATTATTCAGGTATTTGTTGTTCCAAATACATTAATGTCATCAAAAAGATTTGATGCAATGCTTTATTTAACAAGAAAAGAGTGTGAACACAAATTAATAGATAATAAAGATTTTTATATTCCATCGTTCTCTTCAAAAGTTATAGCCTATAAAGGGCTAATTATGCCTACGCATATTAAGCATTTTTATATAGATTTAAGAGATGAAGATTTTAAAATATCATTCTCTTTATTTCACCAAAGATTTTCAACAAATACTCTTCCTTTATGGAGATTAGCACAACCATTCAGAGCAATTGCACATAATGGTGAAATTAACTCAGTTGAAGCAAATAGATTTAATGTTGAAGTAAAATCAGAACAATTAAAATCAGAAATTTTTTCTGAAGATGAAATGAAAAGATTATTACCAATTCTACAAAATGTTGGTTCAGATTCTACTTCACTAGATAATATGTTTGAGTTTTTATTAGCAAATGGTGTTGACTTTTTTAAAGCTGCACGGGCTTTAATTCCTGCACCTTGGCAAAATGCTCCTCACATGGACTCTAATTTAAGAGCATTTTATGAGTATACTGCAACTGCTATGGAAGCATGGGATGGGCCAGCTGCCGTATCTTTAACAGATGGAAGACATATTGGATGTTTAATTGATAGAAATGGATTAAGACCATCAAAATATGTTATTACAAAAGATGATAAATTATATATCACATCTGAGTATGGAACATTAAAAATCGAAGATGATAATATTTTAGAAAGAGGTAGATTACAATCAGGACAAATGATTGCACTTGACCTTAAACATGGAAAAATTTTAAAAGAAGATGACATCAATGATTATTTAAAATCATCTCAACACTATTCAAAATGGTTAAATGATGATATGGACTATATTCAAGAGTACATTGAAGATACTTTTTTAAATGTTAAAGATTATAAATTAGAAAACTTAGAAAAAAAACAAAAATTCTTTAATGTTACATATGAAGTTTTAGATCAAGTTATTGAGCCAATGGCAAAAGATGGAAAAGAGCCAGTTGGTTCTATGGGAGATGATACTCCATTAGCATGTTTTTCAACTGTAAATAGAAATTTTACAGATTATTTCAGACAAAAATTTGCTCAAGTTACAAATCCTCCAATTGATCCATATAGAGAGAAAGTCGTAATGTCTTTAGAAACTGGATTTGGAAAAGTGCATAATATTCTAGATGAAAAACCAGAATATGCTAGAAGATTAAAAGTAACAAGTCCTATTTTAATGAAAGAAAAATATGATGTATTATTTTCTTTTGGAGATGAAAAATCACCAAGATATGATAAATATTATAAAAACAGAATATTTACAACAACTTTTAAAAAAGATTTAAAAGCAGCTTTGGAAAGATTATCTTCATATGTTATTAAAGCTGTAAAAAATGATGGTGTTTCTGTTGTTATTTTAGATGATAGAGCAGTAAATGAAAACGAAAAAGTAATTCCTGCGGCAATGGCTGTTGGTTATGTTAATCAACAATTATTAAAAAATGGTATTAGACATAATGTTTCTATTGTATCTATTACAGGAGAAGTTTATGATCCTCATATGGCGGCTGTTTTAATCGCATTTGGAGTTACAGCAATTTATCCATATATGATGTATGCTTCAACAATAGCACTTTTCCAAAGAGAAAAACCATCTAAATATGAGATGCAAAAGTATTTAAAAAATACTCAAAAATCAGTTAATGCTGGATTATTAAAAATCATGTCAAAAATGGGAATCTGTACAATAGCATCTTATAGAAATTCAGGATTATTTGATATTATTGGGTTAAGTGATGAAATAAACAATGACTGTTTTACAGGTGCACATAGTGATTTATGTGGATTAACATATTCAGATATTGAAGAAAAAATCAATAAATCTCATATTAATGCATTTGTAGAAGAAAATACAGTTTTCCCACTTGATTTAGGTGGATTTTACAAATATAGTAATGGTGGTGAATACCATGATTATGGTCCCGCTACAACTAAAGCTATGCATAATAAAAGTGCATCAAAAAAAGAAGAACTTACTGATTTTGATGGTTTAAGAGATTTAGTAAATAATAGAGATAAAAAATTTATTAGAGATTTCTTTGAATTTAATTCTGATAAAACAGCTATTGATTTAAGCGAAGTTGAGTCTAAAGAAGATATTTTCAAAAGATTTGCAAGTGCAGCTATGTCACTTGGATCAATTTCACCAGAAGCTCATGAAGCAATGGCAACAGCTATGAATACTATTGGTGGTATGAGTAACTCAGGTGAGGGTGGAGAAGATTCAAAAAGATTTGGAACAATTAGAAATTCTAAAATTAAACAAGTTGCATCGGGAAGATTTGGTGTTACACCTGCTTATTTAAGAAGTGCAGAAGAGTTACAAATTAAAGTTGCACAAGGTGCAAAACCAGGTGAGGGTGGACAATTACCAGGACATAAAGTAACTCCTTTAATTGCAACACTTAGACATACAGTTCCTGGTGTTACATTGATTTCGCCACCACCACACCATGATATTTATTCAATTGAAGATTTAGCTCAATTAATTTTTGATTTAAAACAAATCAATCCATTAGCTAAAATTACAGTTAAACTTGTATCTTCAATTGGTGTTGGAACAATTGCAGCAGGTGTTGCAAAAGCTTATGCTGATAAAATTGTTATCTCTGGTGGAGATGGAGGAACTGGAGCTGCTCCTTTAACATCAATCAAACATGCAGGAAATCCTTGGGAAATGGGGCTTTCAGAAGCTCATAATGCTTTAAAAGCGAATAAACTAAGAGAATTTGTTCATGTGCAAACTGATGGTGGATTAAAAACTGGTCTTGATGTTGTAAAAGCAGCAATGCTTGGAGCTGAATCTTACGCATTTGGAACAGCATCATTAACACTACTTGGATGTAAAATTTTAAGAATTTGTCATACAAATAAATGTTCTGTTGGGGTTGCTACTCAAGATGAAACATTAAGAGACCATTTTACAGGTACTGTTGAAAGATTAATTTCATACTTTACTTTTATTGCAGAAGATGTAAGAGCAATTCTTGCATCATTGGGTTATAAAACTATTGAAGAAATAGTTGGCAGATCTGATTTATTAAAAGTTATTGATGATAAATTTGCACAAAAATTTGATTTCCAAAATATTTTAAGAAAAATTGATGGAATTGACACTTGTCAAAAAGATACAAATCCTCCTTTTGATGATAATAAATTTGAAAAAGAGTTATTGAAAAAAGTTCATAGAACCATAGAAAACCCAAATTCTCCTATAAAAGTAAGTTCAGATATTTCTAACTTAAATAGATCATTTGGTGCTTTGATTTCTGGAGAAATTGCAAGATTCTATGGAGATAAAGGATTACCTGAAAATTCTATTAGTATTAATTTAAAAGGAATTGCTGGTCAATCATTTGGTGCTTTTTTATCAAAAGGTATGAATTTATATCTTGATGGCGCTGCTAATGATTATGTTGGTAAAGGAATGAATGGTGGTAAAATTATCATCAATCCAATTCACCAAGGTAGCCAATTTGCTGGTGCTGGAAATACATGTTTATATGGCGCAACAGGTGGAAAATTATATATTAGAGCAGCTGTTGGTGAAAGATTTGCTGTAAGAAACTCTGGAACTATTTCTGTTGTTGAGGGTACTGGAGATAATCCATGTGAGTATATGACAGGTGGAATAGTTGTTATTTTAGGAAACACTGGAATTAACTTTGGTGCTGGTATGACAGGTGGTTTAGCATTTGTATATGACCCTGAAAAAACATTTGTTGATAAAATGAATCAAGAACTAATTGAACCAGTTAGGGTTGATACAGATGATACAGAAAGAGAAAGATTATATTTAAAAAGATTGTTATTAGACTATTTACACGAAACACAAAGTGAAATAGCTGAAGATATATTACAAAACTTTAGAGCAGAAATTAGAAATTTCTGGATGATTAAACCTAAAAATATGACAGTGTTGCCACTGGATCCGGACAAGGGAGATTAA
- a CDS encoding YfhL family 4Fe-4S dicluster ferredoxin, whose translation MSLIITDECIACDACREECPNYAIEEGDPIYMIDSDRCTECVGHYEEPSCIEVCPVDCIIIDPDNQETMEELTFKYEQLMEEEN comes from the coding sequence ATGTCTTTAATTATTACTGATGAATGTATTGCATGTGATGCATGTAGAGAAGAATGTCCAAACTATGCTATTGAAGAGGGTGATCCAATTTATATGATTGATTCTGATAGATGTACAGAGTGTGTAGGGCATTATGAAGAGCCTTCATGTATTGAAGTTTGTCCAGTTGACTGTATTATAATTGATCCAGATAACCAAGAAACGATGGAAGAATTAACATTCAAGTATGAACAATTAATGGAAGAAGAGAATTAA
- a CDS encoding inositol monophosphatase family protein, whose protein sequence is MNTKLTALYKENFIKAVILANKKLFTYINTNLTLNDYEYTNTIGFGGDNSLKMDLFAENIFIELLEEFGNIYSEECGLKSTNKECTIIIDPIDGSNNFYSNLPYYGSSVALQKDGIIIAGFVTNLITGIITYRAFDSKIKYFSLLNNKEIIPITSSKTKIAIFERAYEYPQICLKLHENNIKFRSLGAVALSLCDSMNYDFVLYFGNIREFDVAAALYINKDFFIYQTDRTVLITKNKQKFDLIKEIINEF, encoded by the coding sequence ATGAATACTAAACTTACAGCCTTATATAAAGAGAATTTTATAAAGGCTGTAATCCTTGCAAATAAAAAACTCTTTACTTACATAAATACAAATCTAACTTTAAATGATTATGAATATACAAATACAATAGGTTTTGGTGGAGATAATTCTTTAAAGATGGATTTATTTGCAGAAAATATTTTTATAGAACTTTTAGAAGAATTTGGAAATATTTATTCTGAAGAGTGTGGCTTAAAGAGTACAAATAAAGAGTGTACAATTATAATAGATCCAATAGATGGAAGTAATAATTTTTATTCTAATTTACCTTATTATGGCTCTTCCGTGGCTTTACAAAAAGATGGAATTATAATTGCTGGATTTGTTACAAATCTAATAACGGGAATTATTACATATAGAGCATTTGATAGTAAAATTAAGTATTTCTCGCTTTTAAATAACAAAGAAATAATACCAATAACATCATCAAAAACAAAAATTGCTATCTTTGAAAGAGCATATGAATATCCACAAATTTGTTTAAAACTGCATGAGAATAATATTAAATTTAGATCATTAGGTGCAGTAGCTTTGTCATTATGTGATTCAATGAATTATGACTTTGTCTTATATTTTGGTAATATAAGAGAATTTGATGTAGCAGCAGCTTTATACATTAATAAAGATTTTTTTATTTATCAAACTGATAGAACTGTACTTATAACAAAAAATAAACAAAAATTTGATTTAATTAAAGAAATAATTAATGAATTTTAG